In Zingiber officinale cultivar Zhangliang chromosome 1A, Zo_v1.1, whole genome shotgun sequence, a genomic segment contains:
- the LOC122029245 gene encoding uncharacterized protein LOC122029245 encodes MTTAVAGRYLNLLSAPAPLPTSRRPPSSALHQLLSCNKRRPGGGRVTRSTAGFRARCGLLPVDPWAPTLDSQSVASQLFAVSLFPYLGFLYYITKSNTAPKLTLFGFYFLLAFVGATIPAGIYAKVHYGTSLSNVDWLHGGAESLLTLTNLFIVLGLREALRKMKDTKKNTPPVVSDTKEKSSV; translated from the exons ATGACTACCGCCGTCGCCGGCCGCTACCTCAACCTTCTCTCTGCCCCGGCGCCTCTTCCCACCTCACGGCGTCCACCTTCTTCTGCTCTACATCAACTTTTATCCTGCAATAAGCGGCGGCCTGGCGGCGGCCGTGTGACCCGCAGCACCGCCGGCTTCCGTGCCCGGTGCGGGCTCTTGCCGGTCGACCCATGGGCGCCCACTCTCGACTCCCAGAGCGTCGCCTCCCAGCTCTTCGCCGTATCCCTCTTCCCCTACTTGGGCTTCCTCTATTACATCACCAAATCCAACACCGCGCCCAAACTCACCCTTTTCGGCTTCTATTTCTTGCTCGCTTTCGTCGGAGCCACTA TTCCCGCTGGAATATATG CAAAGGTGCATTATGGAACTTCATTGTCAAATGTTGATTGGTTGCACGGTGGAGCGGAGTCATTGCTCACTCTCACAAACTTGTTTATTGTTTTGGGCTTGAGGGAAGCATTGAGGAAAATGAAGGACACAAAGAAAAACACACCTCCAGTTGTTTCGGATACTAAAGAGAAAAGCTCTGTATAG
- the LOC122029223 gene encoding importin subunit beta-1-like has protein sequence MEVTQILLNAQAVDAIVRKHAEESLKQFQEQNLPAFLLSLSNELANNEKPVDSRKLAGLILKNALDAKEQLRKAELVQRWLSLDVSVKSQVKSCLLQTLSSPVPDARSTASQVIAKIAGIELPQKQWTELIASLLSNIHQLQSHVKQATLETLGYICEEVSPQVVDQDQVNKILTAVVQGMNASEGSTDVRVAATRALYNALGFAQTNFSNDMERDYIMRVVCEATLSPVEKIRQAAFECLVAISSTYYDKLASYMQDIFNITAKAVREDEEPVALQAIEFWSSICDEEIDILDEYGYSADSDVPCYYFIKQALPALVPMLLETLLKQEEDQDQDEGAWNLAMAGGTCLGLVTRTVGDDIVPLVMPFIQENITKPDWRQREAATYAFGSILEGPSSDKLIPVVDTALNFMLTALTEDPNNHVKDTTAWTLGRIFEFLHGSMLEVSVITHVNCQQILTVLLQSMKDVPNVAEKACGALYFLAQGYEDSSGSPLSPFFQEIIQSLLNVTHRDDAGESRLRTAAYETLNEVVRTSTDEIAPIVTQLLPVIMMELHKTLEGQKLSSDEREKQNELQGLLCGCLQVIIQKLGASETTKFGFMQYADQIMELFLRVFACRNATVHEEAMLAIGALAYAVGGNFIKYMQGFYPYLEMGLQNFQEYQVCAITVGVVGDLCRALEDKILPICDGIMTQLLKNLSSSQLHRSVKPPIFSCLGDIALAIGENFEKYLIYAMPMLQSAAELSSHTVATDDEMLEYANQLRNGILEAYSGILQGFKNCPKSQLLMPYAPHILQFIDALYNEKDMDDVVMKTAVGVLGDLADTLGSHASTLMNQSVASKEFLEECLSSDDPSIKESAEWAKMAISRVVSL, from the exons ATGGAGGTCACTCAGATTCTCTTGAATGCGCAAGCAGTGGATGCTATTGTTCGGAAACATGCAGAAGAAAGTCTGAAACAGTTCCAGGAACAAAACCTTCCTGCTTTTTTGCTATCTCTTTCTAACGAGTTAGCCAACAATGAGAAGCCTGTTGATAGCCGAAAGTTGGCAGGCTTAATACTTAAAAATGCTTTGGACGCAAAAGAACAACTGAGGAAAGCTGAGCTTGTTCAGAGATGGTTGTCTTTAGATGTGTCTGTCAAATCCCAGGTTAAATCTTGCTTGCTGCAGACTCTTTCATCTCCAGTGCCTGATGCTAGGTCTACTGCTTCCCAAGTTATTGCTAAGATTGCTGGTATTGAACTACCTCAGAAACAATGGACTGAACTTATAGCGTCTCTACTCTCAAACATACATCAGCTCCAGTCGCATGTTAAGCAGGCTACACTGGAAACTCTTGGCTATATATGTGAGGAAGTTTCTCCACAAGTGGTTGATCAAGACCAGGTCAACAAGATACTTACGGCTGTAGTACAGGGAATGAATGCTTCAGAGGGAAGTACAGATGTCAGGGTTGCTGCGACAAGAGCATTGTATAATGCTTTGGGTTTTGCACAAACAAATTTTTCAAATGACATGGAACGTGATTATATTATGAGAGTGGTCTGTGAAGCCACTTTGTCTCCAGTTGAGAAGATCCGACAAGCTGCATTTGAGTGTTTAGTAGCTATCTCATCTACCTACTATGACAAGCTTGCATCATATATGCAGGACATATTCAATATCACTGCAAAAGCTGTGAGAGAAGATGAGGAGCCTGTTGCTCTGCAAGCTATAGAATTTTGGAGTTCGATCTGTGATGAGGAAATCGACATCTTGGATGAATATGGGTACTCTGCTGATTCTGATGTGCCTTGCTATTATTTTATTAAGCAAGCTCTTCCTGCTTTGGTTCCCATGTTATTAGAGACACTTCTTAAGCAAGAAGAGGATCAAGACCAGGATGAAGGTGCTTGGAACCTTGCGATGGCAGGAGGAACTTGTTTGGGTTTGGTTACACGCACAGTTGGGGATGACATCGTGCCTCTTGTGATGCCATTCATTCAGGAAAACATCACAAAACCAGACTGGAGGCAGAGAGAGGCTGCCACTTATGCATTTGGTTCAATTCTGGAGGGTCCATCATCGGACAAGCTCATCCCTGTTGTCGATACTGCTTTAAACTTTATGCTCACTGCCTTGACGGAAGATCCAAATAATCATGTCAAGGACACTACCGCTTGGACACTGGGAAGAATATTTGAGTTTCTCCATGGATCTATGTTGGAGGTTTCTGTCATAACTCATGTGAATTGCCAGCAGATACTTACTGTCCTCCTTCAGAGCATGAAAGATGTTCCTAATGTTGCTGAAAAAGCCTGTGGTGCTCTTTACTTTCTTGCCCAAGGTTATGAAGATAGTTCAGGATCACCACTGTCCCCTTTCTTCCAAGAGATCATTCAGTCTCTCCTTAATGTCACACACAGGGACGATGCTGGGGAATCCCGCTTGAGGACAGCAGCTTATGAGACACTGAATGAGGTTGTGAGAACGTCAACGGATGAGATAGCCCCAATTGTGACTCAGTTGCTCCCGGTTATAATGATGGAGCTCCACAAAACGCTTGAGGGCCAGAAGCTGTCATCAGATGAGAGAGAGAAGCAGAATGAACTGCAGGGCCTTCTTTGTGGCTGCTTGCAGGTTATCATCCAGAAGTTGGGAGCATCCGAGACAACAAAGTTTGGTTTTATGCAGTATGCTGACCAGATAATGGAACTTTTTCTCAGAGTATTTGCTTGCCGGAATGCCACAGTGCACGAAGAAGCCATGCTTGCAATTGGTGCCCTTGCATATGCTGTTGGGGGAAATTTCATAAAGTACATGCAAGGATTTTATCCATATTTGgaaatgggtcttcaaaatttTCAGGAGTATCAGGTATGTGCTATCACTGTTGGAGTGGTTGGAGATCTATGCAGAGCATTGGAGGATAAGATACTACCCATTTGTGATGGAATCATGACACAGTTACTGAAGAATCTCTCCAGTAGTCAGTTGCACAGATCTGTTAAACCCCCAATATTTTCTTGCCTGGGAGATATTGCATTAGCAATTGGggaaaattttgagaaatatttaatCTATGCCATGCCTATGCTACAGAGTGCAGCAGAACTGTCTTCACATACTGTTGCAACTGATGACGAAATGCTGGAATATGCCAATCAACTTAGGAATGGCATCCTGGAAGCATACTCTGGTATATTGCAAGGTTTTAAAAACTGTCCAAAGTCCCAGCTCCTAATGCCTTATGCACCTCACATCCTTCAATTTATTGATGCACTATACAACGAAAAGGACAT GGATGATGTTGTTATGAAGACTGCGGTAGGCGTCCTAGGGGATTTAGCTGACACCCTCGGCAGCCATGCTAGTACATTGATGAACCAGTCTGTTGCAAGCAAAGAGTTCCTGGAAGAATGCTTATCCTCAGATGATCCATCCATAAAAGAGTCTGCTGAATGGGCTAAGATGGCCATTAGTCGGGTGGTCTCTCTTTAA